Proteins from one Azospirillum ramasamyi genomic window:
- the hutH gene encoding histidine ammonia-lyase — MSETITLVPGALSLDTLRSIYRGRPALTLDPAAYPRMERSRALIDRIAGGDEAVYGVNTGFGKLAHTHIAAADLETLQRNLILSHATGVGAPLADGVVRLILVIKAVSLAVGASGVRPALVDALLKLYEADVLPVVPGKGSVGASGDLAPLAHLCGVLLGIGHVRVNGETLPAEEGLRIAGLPVFDLKAKEGLALINGTQVSTGLALAGLFEIERTFKAALVAGSLSVEAVMGSHRPFDARISALRGQPGQIAVAAAFREVLAGSELNASHQGPDCHRVQDPYSLRCQPQVMGAVLDQMRQAARTLVIEANGVTDNPLVLVDTDEVLSGGNFHAEPVAMAADQLAIAASEIGALAERRIAMLIDTTISGLPPFLVAEPGLNSGFMIAHVTAAALASENKTLAHPASVDSLPTSANQEDHVSMATFAARRLGDIAGNVADIVGIELLAAIQGLEFHRPLKTTGRLEQAIAAIRAEVPRYEVDRYFAPDLAAIGALVRNGTLDHLMPVSLETV, encoded by the coding sequence ATGAGCGAGACCATCACACTTGTTCCGGGCGCGCTGTCGCTCGACACGCTGCGCAGCATCTACCGCGGCCGTCCGGCCCTGACGCTCGACCCGGCGGCCTATCCGCGGATGGAGCGTTCGCGCGCCCTGATCGACCGGATCGCCGGCGGCGACGAGGCGGTCTATGGCGTCAACACCGGCTTCGGCAAGCTGGCCCACACCCACATCGCCGCGGCGGATCTGGAAACGCTCCAGCGCAACCTGATCCTGTCGCACGCCACCGGCGTCGGCGCCCCGCTGGCCGATGGCGTGGTGCGGCTGATCCTGGTGATCAAGGCGGTCAGCCTCGCCGTCGGCGCCTCGGGCGTGCGGCCGGCGCTGGTCGATGCGCTGCTGAAGCTCTACGAGGCCGACGTGCTGCCGGTGGTGCCGGGCAAGGGCTCCGTCGGCGCCTCCGGCGATCTGGCGCCGCTGGCCCATCTGTGCGGCGTGCTGCTCGGCATCGGCCATGTCCGGGTCAACGGCGAAACCCTGCCGGCGGAAGAGGGGCTGCGCATCGCCGGCCTGCCGGTGTTCGACCTGAAGGCCAAGGAAGGCCTGGCGCTGATCAACGGCACCCAGGTGTCGACCGGTCTGGCGCTCGCCGGGCTGTTCGAGATCGAGCGCACCTTCAAGGCGGCGCTGGTCGCAGGATCCCTGTCGGTGGAGGCCGTTATGGGCAGCCACCGCCCCTTCGACGCGCGCATCAGCGCGCTGCGCGGCCAGCCCGGCCAGATCGCCGTCGCCGCCGCCTTCCGCGAGGTGCTGGCCGGCAGCGAGCTGAACGCCAGCCACCAGGGGCCGGACTGCCACCGGGTGCAGGATCCCTACAGCCTGCGCTGCCAGCCGCAGGTGATGGGCGCCGTCCTTGACCAGATGCGGCAGGCGGCGCGCACGCTGGTGATCGAGGCCAACGGCGTCACCGACAACCCGCTGGTTCTGGTCGACACCGACGAGGTGCTGTCCGGCGGCAACTTCCATGCGGAGCCGGTGGCGATGGCCGCCGACCAGCTCGCCATCGCCGCGTCGGAGATCGGCGCCCTGGCCGAGCGCCGCATCGCCATGCTGATCGACACCACCATCAGCGGCCTGCCGCCCTTCCTGGTCGCCGAACCGGGCCTCAATTCCGGCTTCATGATCGCCCATGTCACCGCCGCCGCCCTGGCGTCGGAGAACAAGACTCTCGCCCACCCCGCCAGCGTCGACAGCCTGCCGACCTCCGCCAACCAGGAGGACCATGTCAGCATGGCGACCTTCGCGGCGCGGCGGCTGGGCGACATCGCCGGCAACGTCGCCGACATCGTCGGCATAGAGCTTTTGGCCGCGATCCAGGGGCTGGAGTTCCATCGCCCGCTGAAGACCACCGGCCGGCTGGAGCAGGCCATCGCCGCCATCCGCGCCGAGGTGCCGCGCTATGAGGTGGACCGCTACTTCGCCCCGGATCTGGCCGCCATCGGCGCCCTGGTGCGCAACGGCACGCTTGACCATCTGATGCCGGTATCCCTGGAGACCGTATAA
- a CDS encoding phosphatase PAP2 family protein: protein MNDITEQSGIENPGGGIGYGGRPAPAAFQPALTAVDTLDAQVHDIVTCDPGPVSQALAAAGHYAIKRHVLIPGFAIAGIVGLLAGQRDLRRAGSVGVAGLVMTAAASRSIKRYVKRRRPDECEPRRKPGWRISARSLPSGHAASAFAAATALASVSRSPAQSAMIYGTAAVLAGGRVVKHRHWASDVMAGALLGTAITLLARRILPR, encoded by the coding sequence TTGAACGACATCACCGAACAGAGCGGCATCGAGAATCCGGGCGGCGGCATCGGTTATGGCGGGCGCCCGGCGCCCGCGGCCTTCCAGCCCGCCCTGACCGCCGTCGATACGCTGGATGCGCAGGTCCACGACATCGTCACCTGCGATCCCGGCCCGGTCAGCCAGGCATTGGCCGCCGCGGGCCATTACGCCATAAAACGTCACGTGCTGATCCCCGGCTTCGCCATCGCCGGCATCGTCGGTCTGCTGGCCGGACAGCGGGATCTGCGCCGGGCCGGCAGTGTGGGAGTGGCCGGGCTGGTGATGACGGCGGCCGCGAGCCGCTCGATCAAGCGCTATGTGAAGCGCCGCCGCCCCGACGAATGCGAACCGCGCCGCAAGCCGGGCTGGCGCATCAGCGCACGGTCGCTGCCGTCCGGCCATGCCGCGAGCGCCTTCGCCGCGGCGACCGCCCTGGCCTCGGTCAGCCGGTCGCCGGCACAGAGCGCAATGATCTACGGAACCGCGGCGGTGCTCGCCGGCGGGCGGGTGGTGAAGCACCGCCATTGGGCGTCCGACGTGATGGCGGGCGCCTTGCTCGGCACCGCCATCACGTTGCTGGCGCGGCGGATCCTGCCGCGCTGA
- the hutI gene encoding imidazolonepropionase has translation MPTSAPWDSLWIDLSVATMSDADGYGALVDAAVGIKDGRIAFVGRRADLTGAPDALATRVHSGRGGWMTPGLIDCHTHLVYGGNRAREFEMRLNGASYEEIARAGGGILSTVTATRAAGEDELLAATLPRLDSLLAEGVTTVEVKSGYGLDTETETRMLCVARRLAQVRAVEVRTTYLGAHALPPEFKGDPDGYIDRICTETLPAIAEAGLADAVDAFCEGIGFSVAQTRRVFETAKRLGLPVKLHAEQLSNLGGAQLVAEFGGLSADHIEHLDEDGVAAMARAGTVAVLLPGAFYALRETRLPPIDLLRRHGVPMALSTDNNPGTSPVTSLLLMLSMGCTFFRLTPAEALAGVTRHAAKALGLADRGVIAPGKRADLALWRIEHPAELAYAIGLNPCMAVVNGGVVREPRNGAEDA, from the coding sequence ATGCCGACCAGCGCGCCGTGGGATTCCCTGTGGATCGACCTGTCCGTCGCCACCATGAGCGACGCCGACGGCTATGGCGCCCTCGTCGACGCGGCGGTGGGCATCAAGGACGGCCGCATCGCCTTCGTCGGCCGCCGCGCCGATCTGACCGGCGCGCCCGATGCGCTGGCGACCCGGGTCCATTCGGGGCGGGGCGGCTGGATGACTCCCGGCCTGATCGATTGCCACACCCATCTGGTCTATGGCGGCAACCGCGCCCGCGAGTTCGAGATGCGGTTGAACGGCGCCAGCTATGAGGAGATCGCGCGGGCCGGCGGCGGCATCCTGTCCACCGTCACCGCCACCCGCGCCGCCGGTGAGGACGAGTTGCTGGCCGCCACCCTGCCGCGGCTGGACAGCCTGCTGGCAGAGGGCGTGACGACGGTGGAGGTGAAGTCCGGCTATGGGCTCGACACCGAGACCGAGACGCGCATGCTCTGCGTCGCCCGCCGGCTGGCGCAGGTCCGAGCGGTGGAGGTCCGCACCACCTATCTCGGCGCCCACGCCCTGCCGCCGGAGTTCAAGGGCGACCCCGACGGCTACATCGACCGCATCTGCACCGAAACCCTGCCGGCCATCGCCGAAGCCGGGCTGGCCGATGCGGTGGACGCCTTCTGCGAGGGGATCGGCTTCTCGGTCGCCCAGACCCGCCGCGTGTTCGAGACGGCGAAGCGGCTCGGCCTGCCGGTGAAGCTGCATGCCGAACAGCTGAGCAACCTCGGCGGTGCGCAATTGGTTGCGGAGTTCGGCGGGCTGTCGGCCGACCATATCGAACATCTGGACGAGGACGGCGTCGCCGCCATGGCCCGGGCCGGCACGGTGGCGGTGCTGCTGCCCGGCGCCTTCTATGCCCTGCGCGAGACCAGGCTGCCGCCCATCGACCTGCTGCGCCGCCATGGCGTGCCGATGGCGCTGTCCACCGACAACAATCCCGGCACCTCGCCGGTCACCTCGCTGCTGCTGATGCTGTCGATGGGCTGCACCTTCTTCCGCCTGACCCCGGCGGAGGCGCTGGCCGGCGTCACCCGCCATGCGGCCAAGGCCCTGGGCCTCGCCGACCGCGGCGTGATCGCGCCCGGCAAGCGGGCCGATCTGGCGCTCTGGCGCATCGAGCATCCGGCGGAGCTGGCCTACGCCATCGGCCTCAACCCCTGCATGGCGGTGGTGAACGGCGGCGTGGTCCGCGAGCCGAGGAACGGAGCGGAGGACGCATGA
- a CDS encoding formimidoylglutamate deiminase: MSNLFFASALLPDGWAEDVLVTTDERGRIVSATPGAACPADAERFAGAAVAGIANLHSHAHQRAIAGMGESSGEGSDSFWSWREVMYRALDRMDPEDFEAVAAQLYVETLKAGFTAIAEFHYLHHDRDGSAYADPAEMSHRAIAAARSAGLPITLLPVLYNASGFGGTAPTAGQRRFIHDGAGFDRLTAALRRAYGGDDDVRLGIAPHSLRAVPDDLLGETVAAQPEGPIHIHIAEQRREVEDCLAHHGRRPVEHLLDTQPVDGRWCLIHATHMTAEEVTDVAASGAVAGLCPTTEANLGDGFFAAESHMAQGGGWGIGSDSHISVSPVEELRWLEYGARLTSGRRTVLAGGSRRSTARRLVEGAQAGGAQATGFDAGRIAAGRRADLVVLDTDHPLLAARKDDALLDSWIFAGNAPLVRDVLIAGRAVVRDRRHPREHEIAERFKKTLGRLLG, translated from the coding sequence ATGAGCAACCTGTTTTTTGCCTCGGCGCTGCTGCCGGACGGCTGGGCGGAGGATGTGCTGGTCACGACGGACGAGCGCGGCCGGATCGTCTCGGCGACGCCCGGCGCCGCCTGCCCGGCCGATGCGGAGCGCTTCGCCGGGGCCGCCGTTGCCGGCATCGCCAACCTGCATTCCCACGCCCACCAGCGCGCCATCGCCGGGATGGGCGAATCCTCCGGTGAAGGCTCGGACAGCTTCTGGAGTTGGCGCGAGGTGATGTACCGGGCGCTCGACCGCATGGACCCGGAGGATTTCGAGGCGGTCGCCGCCCAGCTCTATGTGGAGACGCTGAAGGCCGGCTTCACCGCCATCGCCGAATTCCATTACCTGCACCACGACCGCGACGGCAGCGCCTACGCCGACCCGGCGGAGATGAGCCACCGCGCCATCGCCGCCGCGCGCAGCGCCGGGTTGCCGATCACGCTGCTGCCGGTGCTCTACAACGCGTCCGGCTTCGGCGGCACGGCGCCGACCGCCGGGCAGCGGCGCTTCATCCATGACGGGGCAGGGTTCGACCGGCTGACCGCGGCCCTGCGCCGCGCCTATGGCGGGGACGACGACGTGCGGCTCGGCATCGCCCCGCATTCCCTGCGCGCCGTCCCGGACGATCTGCTCGGCGAAACCGTCGCCGCCCAGCCGGAAGGCCCGATCCACATCCACATCGCCGAGCAGCGCCGGGAGGTGGAGGACTGCCTCGCCCACCATGGCCGCCGCCCGGTGGAGCATCTGCTCGACACCCAGCCGGTCGATGGCCGCTGGTGCCTGATCCACGCCACCCACATGACCGCGGAAGAGGTGACGGACGTCGCCGCCAGCGGCGCGGTCGCCGGGCTGTGCCCGACCACCGAGGCCAATCTCGGCGACGGCTTCTTCGCCGCCGAATCCCACATGGCGCAGGGCGGAGGCTGGGGCATCGGCTCCGACAGCCACATCTCCGTCAGCCCGGTGGAGGAACTGCGCTGGCTGGAATATGGCGCGCGTCTGACCAGCGGACGGCGCACCGTGCTGGCCGGCGGCTCCCGCCGCTCCACCGCCCGCCGTCTGGTCGAGGGCGCCCAGGCCGGCGGCGCGCAGGCCACCGGCTTCGATGCCGGGCGCATCGCCGCCGGTCGCCGCGCCGACCTCGTGGTGCTCGACACCGACCACCCGCTGCTGGCGGCGCGCAAGGACGACGCACTGCTGGACAGCTGGATTTTCGCCGGCAACGCCCCCCTGGTGCGGGATGTGCTGATCGCCGGACGCGCCGTCGTCCGCGACCGCCGCCACCCGCGCGAGCACGAAATCGCCGAACGCTTCAAAAAGACCCTTGGGAGACTTCTGGGATGA
- the hutG gene encoding N-formylglutamate deformylase, which yields MTDTIFDLVQGDGPLVISMPHCGTELSPGLADRLTDEALTLRDTDWHIPRLYGFATGLGATLLSARYSRYVVDLNRSSTGESLYPGQATTGLCPETLFDGTPLYRDGQAPDAAEVAQRVEGYWRPYHDALAAELARVKARHGFALLYDAHSIRSQVPRLFDGRLPDLNLGTARGISADPRLAARVVAAMESAAAAEGMTCVTNGRFVGGHITRAYGQPAENVHAIQMELAQDRYMDEEAPPFAYRPDRAEKLQRVLRALLDAFASWRPAQG from the coding sequence ATGACCGACACCATCTTCGATCTGGTTCAAGGCGACGGGCCGCTGGTCATCAGCATGCCCCATTGCGGGACCGAGCTTTCTCCCGGTCTGGCCGACCGCCTGACGGACGAGGCGCTGACCCTGCGCGACACCGACTGGCACATCCCGCGCCTGTACGGCTTCGCGACCGGCCTGGGCGCGACGCTGCTCAGCGCCCGCTACTCCCGTTACGTGGTCGATCTCAACCGCTCATCGACCGGCGAGAGCCTGTATCCCGGACAGGCGACCACCGGCCTGTGCCCGGAAACCCTGTTCGACGGCACGCCGCTCTACCGCGACGGACAGGCGCCCGACGCGGCGGAGGTGGCGCAGCGGGTGGAGGGCTATTGGCGTCCCTACCACGATGCGCTGGCGGCGGAGCTGGCGCGGGTCAAGGCGCGCCACGGCTTCGCCCTGCTCTATGACGCCCATTCGATCCGCAGCCAGGTGCCGCGCCTGTTCGACGGGCGCCTGCCCGACCTGAACCTGGGGACGGCCCGCGGCATCAGTGCCGATCCGCGGCTGGCCGCCCGCGTCGTCGCGGCGATGGAAAGCGCCGCGGCGGCGGAGGGGATGACCTGCGTCACCAACGGACGCTTCGTCGGCGGCCACATCACCCGCGCCTATGGGCAGCCGGCCGAAAACGTCCACGCCATTCAGATGGAGCTGGCGCAGGACCGCTACATGGACGAGGAGGCGCCGCCCTTCGCCTATCGTCCCGACCGGGCGGAAAAGCTCCAGCGGGTGCTGAGGGCGCTGCTCGACGCCTTCGCAAGCTGGCGGCCGGCGCAGGGCTGA
- a CDS encoding plasmid replication protein translates to MSKMAPTSAAQLILFELEDRSQSHLIALYDLAPRFVFVSRDNDKEKVAKEKGELVTKDSFIKSVRREFAFRGRNYRLTVQPARIDRLSSAKKDDRAPGSGPDLVEVEIFPSEREQVVEQVVRRLAMDRSRLSLTGENRDKVQMRFSLYEIQRELRAVNHTLSIQDIRESLTILARSRIIISTGGSAEPGKKSRGQNLLESTAFPVLAIRSRPDLVDEDGGVEETYLEFNPLVSAAIRDLEFKPVSYAWLMKLKSPVSRWLYNRLSIEYDTADDDAKPVSISADEIIKNSGMNEWSRRRDTLRVVTAAVDALVDEGILDIADKEYTKVGKRIDAIDYVLTPSQKFLDQVRRGRRVQTTNIDLLKQIVGNAMRPDGFVPLKTGEAVEVRNKRAKRLADQPKAEQGSLPLPKK, encoded by the coding sequence ATGAGCAAGATGGCCCCGACCAGCGCCGCCCAACTCATCCTGTTCGAGCTGGAAGACCGTTCACAATCGCACCTGATCGCGCTCTACGATCTGGCGCCGCGGTTCGTGTTCGTCTCCCGCGACAACGACAAGGAGAAGGTGGCGAAGGAGAAGGGCGAACTGGTCACCAAGGACAGCTTCATCAAGTCGGTGCGGCGCGAGTTCGCGTTTCGCGGCCGCAACTACCGCCTGACCGTCCAGCCCGCCCGTATCGACCGGCTGAGCAGCGCGAAGAAGGACGACCGCGCCCCCGGCAGCGGCCCGGATCTGGTGGAAGTCGAGATCTTCCCGTCGGAGCGCGAACAGGTGGTGGAGCAGGTGGTGCGCCGCCTCGCCATGGACCGCTCGCGCCTGTCGCTGACCGGCGAGAACCGCGACAAGGTGCAGATGCGCTTCAGCCTGTACGAGATCCAGCGGGAACTGCGGGCGGTCAACCACACGCTGTCGATCCAGGACATCCGCGAATCCCTGACCATCCTGGCGCGGTCGCGCATCATCATCTCCACCGGCGGCAGCGCGGAACCGGGAAAGAAGAGCCGCGGACAGAACCTGCTGGAATCCACCGCCTTCCCGGTGCTGGCCATCCGCTCCCGTCCCGATCTGGTCGATGAGGACGGCGGTGTCGAGGAGACCTATCTGGAGTTCAACCCGCTGGTCTCCGCCGCCATCCGCGACCTGGAGTTCAAGCCGGTCTCCTACGCCTGGCTGATGAAACTGAAGTCGCCGGTGTCGCGCTGGCTCTACAATCGCCTGTCCATCGAATACGACACCGCCGACGACGATGCGAAGCCGGTGTCGATCAGCGCCGACGAGATCATCAAGAACAGCGGCATGAACGAGTGGTCGCGCCGCCGCGATACGCTGCGCGTGGTGACGGCCGCGGTCGACGCGCTGGTGGACGAGGGCATCCTCGACATCGCCGACAAGGAATACACCAAGGTCGGCAAGCGCATCGACGCCATCGACTATGTGCTGACGCCGTCGCAGAAGTTCCTGGATCAGGTCCGCCGCGGCCGCCGGGTGCAGACCACCAACATCGACCTGCTGAAGCAGATCGTCGGCAACGCCATGCGCCCGGACGGCTTCGTGCCGCTGAAGACCGGGGAGGCGGTGGAGGTGCGCAACAAGCGCGCCAAGCGGCTGGCCGACCAGCCGAAGGCCGAACAGGGCTCTCTGCCGCTGCCGAAGAAATAG